GTTCATCCCCGCACGTGCGGGGAACATTCTCCGGTGCCGGGTTGACCGGCTATGGATACCGGTTCATCCCCGCACGTGCGGGGAACATCTGAGGGGAGAGGATAAAAGGGAAGGGAAAAGCGGTTCATCCCCGCACGTGCGGGGAACATAGCTTAACGCAAGGATCACCGCCGATATCAGCCGGTTCATCCCCGCACGTGCGGGGAACATACAATAGAAGTGGTCGCCAGGCACGCGGGCATCGGTTCATCCCCGCACGTGCGGGGAACATCATGAGAACTGCTTCGACGCGAGGATGACGGACGGTTCATCCCCGCACGTGCGGGGAACATTCGGTCGTGGATGTTTTTTTACAGAATGGGCACGGTTCATCCCCGCACGTGCGGGGAACATGGACTCACCGAAGGACAGTGGCTCTACCTCTACGGTTCATCCCCGCACGTGCGGGGAACATTCAAATATCACTACGATACTCCTCCGGAAACACGGTTCATCCCCGCACGTGCGGGGAACATATCTCCGGGCTTTAAATATTCCGTCAAATGGACGGTTCATCCCCGCACGTGCGGGGAACATTTCATCTATTCGCGGCGGCATCGCCATAGACCCGGTTCATCCCCGCACGTGCGGGGAACATTGTGCTATGTCGTCCTCGTAAATATCCCCAGCCGGTTCATCCCCGCACGTGCGGGGAACATCCGCACAAGGAAAGGGGTAATGATATGAACTACGGTTCATCCCCGCACGTGCGGGGAACATGAGCCGACCGAGCCCCCTGCGTTCGGTGCAGGCGGTTCATCCCCGCACGTGCGGGGAACATATAGCAACGGGCAGACTCGAGATCAAGCCGAACGGTTCATCCCCGCACGTGCGGGGAACATAATATGACTTTAATCTCTGCCTTGTATCGCACCGGTTCATCCCCGCACGTGCGGGGAACATCCGGAGAAAAGCCGGGGCACCGGCAGCACCATCGGTTCATCCCCGCACGTGCGGGGAACATGGAGGCCGTAGATGTCGAAGAAAATAAAACATCGGTTCATCCCCGCACGTGCGGGGAACATTAAAGCTGAGATGGCGTCCCGTTCGACAACGACGGTTCATCCCCGCACGTGCGGGGAACATCCAAGGCCGGTCAGTCCCCGCTGCGAAGCGGCCGGTTCATCCCCGCACGTGCGGGGAACATCTTTGCCGGCAGCTACAGATAGGTCTATTTCGCGGTTCATCCCCGCACGTGCGGGGAACATATATGAGGATGGGTCCTTTGGCCAAGAATAACCGGTTCATCCCCGCACGTGCGGGGAACATTCATCCAGAAAAGAACGACGATGATGAACCCTCGGTTCATCCCCGCACGTGCGGGGAACATAAGTGCCCGCCATCACCGATGAGGACAAGGCGCGGTTCATCCCCGCACGTGCGGGGAACATCTGGGGATTCGGGACAAAGTGGGCGTCGAAGCCGGTTCATCCCCGCACGTGCGGGGAACATATAACAGTCGCGTTACGCTCATAATCCCGTCCCGGTTCATCCCCGCACGTGCGGGGAACATTTTTTGATCCACAAAACGGGCAGGGCTTCAACCGGTTCATCCCCGCACGTGCGGGGAACATAAGATCCCGAAGCCCGGCGGAGGCTATATCCACGGTTCATCCCCGCACGTGCGGGGAACATTCGGCGGTGGTCCAACATACTGCGTCGGCAACCGGTTCATCCCCGCACGTGCGGGGAACATGCCAGCTGCCGTTTCATGACGGCAAGCTCCAGCGGTTCATCCCCGCACGTGCGGGGAACATATTGAAACATTCGGGCAGGTCTTGCCCTGCGCCGGTTCATCCCCGCACGTGCGGGGAACATTCTGCTGGAGCAGCACCCCGGGGATGCTTTTGCGGTTCATCCCCGCACGTGCGGGGAACATCGATCATCCTGTGATGCCAAAGGGGAATCTCTCGGTTCATCCCCGCACGTGCGGGGAACATTTCAAGAGACTCGGAGAAATACGGTCTAACATCGGTTCATCCCCGCACGTGCGGGGAACATTCCCACGTTATCAGCCAATATTGCCAGTGGTGCGGTTCATCCCCGCACGTGCGGGGAACATGGTATAGGTTATGGCTTCATCGAGGCCGAACGCGGTTCATCCCCGCACGTGCGGGGAACATGTCCGCTTTCCAACCGGCCAATATAATTTCTACGGTTCATCCCCGCACGTGCGGGGAACATTGACATGGGCGGCCTCCTTGTTACCGTTTGTTCGGTTCATCCCCGCACGTGCGGGGAACATGGTAATCACAACCCTCCCGAGCGCACTTTCCTCGGTTCATCCCCGCACGTGCGGGGAACATAACAATACCTGCATGGTAAAGTGAACCGCTGGCGGTTCATCCCCGCACGTGCGGGGAACATGAGGTGTTTCAGGCCCAAGAAGAAATGAAGCGCGGTTCATCCCCGCACGTGCGGGGAACATTGCCGATAATTTATTTCCGTGAAATCGGTTGCCGGTTCATCCCCGCACGTGCGGGGAACATACTTCCGCTACCTCCCCGAAATCATGAAGCAATTTCGAGGGTCAGTAATCTACCGAACAAAATGCCATAAAACTACCCATCACGTCACTTATGAGTCTGCACCAATTGAAGCCCCGTTTCCCGGTAGAAACGATACGAGCTTGATGCCGTCCATTTCCTTCGGTATTCTACGATTTTTGCCAAGAGTCATAAAGTCAAAACCCGATTCCGTATTCGTCGTCCAGGCCATGACCACATTCCCCTCCTCCATTCCCTTTTCAATCTGTCCCCAAATCATTTCACGCACACGGCGCGAAACCTTTCCGACATAGACCCCGGCCCGCACTTCGAGCAGCCATATTGCCAACCGTCCCCGTAAACGAGGCGGCACATTCTCAACCACGATGACCAGCATCTCCGATACCCTCCTTATTGGGTATTGCAGGAGCAACAGCCTCTTCATGCGGCTTCGGCACTTCCAGACCACCAGCTGCTAAAACCTGTTCAATGGCGGGGATTATCCGTTGAAGCACTTTGGATTGCCTGAATGCATCCCGGCAGGCTATTCGAACGTCTCTCTCCGGATTACCGGGGTTCCTAGCCGCGATTCGGAACGCCACGGGAACAACGGTTTCGAACTTGAAAATGTCAGCGATGTCATACACAAAGGACTGCGGCTTGCCGGTATGGATGAAACCAATAGCCGGGGCATACCCAGCAGCCAGAATCGCCGCCTCGCTGATACCATAGAGACAGGCCGTTGCGGAACTGAGGCACCGGTTCGGCACGTCACCACTCCCCCATTCCGTGTGATCGTAGTTTCGATGTTTCCATTCAACCTTATACTGCTTTGCAAGTAGATCATACATCTTTCGGACCCGGACACCCTCGATGCCGCGCAGTTGTTCCACGCTGCGTCTTTCCGGCGGTTCTTCCTTAAATCGCATGGCGTACATTTTGCGGACGACTTTCAATCGGGCATTGTCATCCAGCGCCAGCTTTGCCTGATAGAGAAGCCGATCCGCTCGCGCCCCTCCCGGCTGGCCCGAGGCATACAGCCGCACCCCACCGTCACCAACCCAAACGAGCAGACACCCCACCCGCGAAGCGAGCGTCACCGCCGCATGGGACACCCGCGTCCCCGGCTCCAGCATCAGACACGCCACTCCGCCCACGGGAATGTGCGTCCGCACGCCTGTCTTGTCCACGATCACAAACGCGCCGTCAAGAACGTCGAGGTTCCCCTTCTCCACGAATAGGACCGAAACACGGTCCTTCATAGGAATAGGCTTAAGCGGTGGGAGAATGAGTTCGGTCATAATGATGTCACTTCCTTCTTGACTTCATATACGGCATTGCCGTATACTTGGTCATGCTCTGGGAATTCATTGAACTGCCGCCCTTTGCCGAATTGAGAGACGCACTGTTTACCGATGACGAGTTTATCTCTCTGCAAGAATTTCTGTGCGAGCATCCCGAAACGGGCGATGTCATCCCCGGAACTGGAGGCTGCCGCAAAATGCGCTGGGCCGCCAAAGGAAAAGGGAAACGCGGCGGCGCACGAGTCATCTATTATCTCCGGACTGCTGAAGGACAGATCGTTCTGGTCACGGCATACGGAAAAGGAGATCGCGACGACGTGCCACGGCCATGGCTGAAACGAATCAAGGAGGTGTTTGAACGTGAGCAAAGCTAAAGAAGCAGTACGCCGTTTCATCGAGACCATTGACAAAGGCGGTAAGGTTGAATGGGCGCGAAAGACCCGTTTCATTCCCAAACCGGATGGATCAATCCGCCGTTTAGTAACGCGCAAGGACGGGACCGTGGAGAAAGACGAAATCATTCCAGCGGATAGGGCGCTGGTGGCCGAAGCCCGCGCAAAGACCGGCCTGTCGCAGGACAAATTTGCAACGCTTCTCGGCATTTCCGCGCGCACCCTCCGCGACTGGGAGCAGGGCCGCCGGTCGCCGTCGGGCGCGGCCAAAACACTCCTCCGCATAGCAGCCAAGCATCCCGAAGTGCTGCGCGAGGTGGCGTAGCGATACATGTGATCTTCCTTCAATATCATCTTCAAGCTACCATCGAAAGGAGTGGTACAAATTGTACCCCTCCTTTTTCTGTCTGCCGTAATGAAGGGTGGTGGCAATTTGCCGCCCTCCTTTCCCCGATTTTCAGTCAACATCATCCTGTGACAAAATGTCACGACTTCACATCTGTATTCATTGCGCATTCCTTTTTAACCGGGGGCTTTATTTTTGCCACAGCCTGTGGCAAAATTGGACCGAGTGCGGGATAGGCGCGGTAAAAGGCTATCATCCTCCCTATATTCCGCTCGGAAAACCCTTTTATTTCAGGAAGCTCATTGCGGAGATCGCGCGCCAGCCGGGGTATGACCGCAGCTCCCCAGCCCTCCCTGTGCTGTCGCTCTTGAAGCATTCTACCGATGTCCCAATACATGTTGATCAACTCAGCATTGGCGGACAGCATGGCCCGGGTCTGCCCCTGCCTGATGCGTTGTTTGATCTGGCCGA
This genomic stretch from Nitrospirota bacterium harbors:
- the cas1e gene encoding type I-E CRISPR-associated endonuclease Cas1e; its protein translation is MTELILPPLKPIPMKDRVSVLFVEKGNLDVLDGAFVIVDKTGVRTHIPVGGVACLMLEPGTRVSHAAVTLASRVGCLLVWVGDGGVRLYASGQPGGARADRLLYQAKLALDDNARLKVVRKMYAMRFKEEPPERRSVEQLRGIEGVRVRKMYDLLAKQYKVEWKHRNYDHTEWGSGDVPNRCLSSATACLYGISEAAILAAGYAPAIGFIHTGKPQSFVYDIADIFKFETVVPVAFRIAARNPGNPERDVRIACRDAFRQSKVLQRIIPAIEQVLAAGGLEVPKPHEEAVAPAIPNKEGIGDAGHRG
- the cas2e gene encoding type I-E CRISPR-associated endoribonuclease Cas2e, whose product is MLVIVVENVPPRLRGRLAIWLLEVRAGVYVGKVSRRVREMIWGQIEKGMEEGNVVMAWTTNTESGFDFMTLGKNRRIPKEMDGIKLVSFLPGNGASIGADS
- a CDS encoding helix-turn-helix domain-containing protein is translated as MSKAKEAVRRFIETIDKGGKVEWARKTRFIPKPDGSIRRLVTRKDGTVEKDEIIPADRALVAEARAKTGLSQDKFATLLGISARTLRDWEQGRRSPSGAAKTLLRIAAKHPEVLREVA
- a CDS encoding type II toxin-antitoxin system RelE/ParE family toxin; translated protein: MLWEFIELPPFAELRDALFTDDEFISLQEFLCEHPETGDVIPGTGGCRKMRWAAKGKGKRGGARVIYYLRTAEGQIVLVTAYGKGDRDDVPRPWLKRIKEVFEREQS